In Drosophila simulans strain w501 chromosome X, Prin_Dsim_3.1, whole genome shotgun sequence, one DNA window encodes the following:
- the LOC6726308 gene encoding zinc finger protein 622 — translation MSHFTCLNCDARFASADVQREHYKTDWHRYNLKRRVAQLPPVTAEEFQQRVLSARSASDAALEEQNLSVYCNACRRQFASQKAHDNHLNSRKHKELLARFEREQMTASGGSASTATSVCTRSIVEQRPHPAMAAAAAGKGRLAFAERVVKANTDEEMVYEEDDDFEDIEEEEVDSDEWDKIPENPLTERDCLFCTHASEDLVENLKHMSVAHSFFIPDTEYCTDIEGLLYYLGEKVANYFICLFCNDRGKTFYSLDAVRKHMIDKGHCQMLHEGVALAEYAEYYDYSSSYPDNNEGMDIDEEVVPDLLDGDEYQLVLPSGAVIGHRSLLRYYKQRLRPERAVVIKKSDRKLHRVLSEYRALGWTQTQQQSAARKARDIHLMKRVQSKWQMKLGCKANKLQKHYRAQVLI, via the exons ATGTCGCACTTCACCTGCCTGAACTGCGATGCCCGCTTCGCCAGCGCGGATGTGCAGCGGGAACACTACAAGACCGACTGGCATCGCTACAATCTGAAGCGCAGGGTAGCCCAGCTGCCGCCCGTGACGGCCGAGGAGTTCCAGCAGCGCGTGCTTAGCGCCCGCAGCGCCTCGGACGCGGCACTCGAGGAGCAGAACCTAAGTGTATACTGCAACGCCTGCAGGCGCCAATTCGCCAGCCAGAAGGCGCACGACAACCATCTGAACAGCCGCAAGCACAAGGAGCTGCTGGCCCGCTTCGAGCGCGAGCAGATGACAGCCAGCGGCGGCAGCGCCAGCACCGCCACATCCGTGTGCACGCGCAGCATCGTGGAGCAGCGGCCCCATCCCGCCATGGCCGCCGCAGCCGCTGGCAAGGGTCGACTGGCCTTCGCGGAGCGGGTGGTCAAGGCCAATACCGACGAGGAGATGGTCTACGAGGAGGACGATGATTTCGAGGACATTGAAGAGGAGGAG GTGGATTCCGATGAGTGGGACAAGATACCCGAAAATCCGCTGACCGAGCGCGACTGCCTGTTCTGCACACATGCCAGCGAGGATCTGGTGGAGAACCTAAAGCACATGTCCGTGGCGCATTCGTTCTTCATCCCGGACACCGAGTACTGCACCGACATCGAGGGCCTTCTGTACTACCTGGGCGAGAAGGTGGCCAACTACTTCATCTGCCTGTTCTGCAACGATCGCGGCAAGACCTTCTACTCCCTGGACGCCGTGCGCAAGCACATGATCGACAAGGGCCACTGCCAGATGCTGCACGAGGGCGTGGCGCTGGCCGAGTATGCCGAGTACTACGACTACAGCAGCAGTTATCCGGACAAT AATGAGGGCATGGACATTGACGAAGAGGTGGTGCCAGATCTGCTCGATGGCGATGAGTATCAACTGGTGCTGCCCTCCGGCGCGGTCATTGGCCATCGCTCCCTGCTTCGCTACTACAAACAGCGCCTCCGTCCGGAACGCGCCGTGGTCATCAAGAAGTCCGACCGCAAGCTGCACCGCGTGCTCAGCGAGTACCGGGCTCTGGGCTGGACGCAAACGCAGCAGCAGTCCGCCGCCCGCAAGGCACGCGACATCCATCTGATGAAGCGCGTCCAGTCCAAGTGGCAGATGAAGCTCGGCTGCAAGGCCAATAAGCTGCAGAAGCACTATCGCGCACAGGTTCTGATCTAA
- the LOC6726307 gene encoding actin-related protein 8, with amino-acid sequence MQRSRASSTSSGRHPAPPPIGLPQPQAQPLEAPKIIVIHPGSQHLRIGRAADLNPLTLLHAVAYRRRPGASDRPHHDPLLPPLDNVNSNSGLMVEFEEQRLVVSRILQHCVVDNKNRLRVATPPQQLAHFNRSSQAEKVPAPSGQMADEPWLDRGAPVLFDDRILRLGAVDARNYDIHFPIQRGELNVHKEKGGSLQASMQHLERIWSYALEERLKIPLRKLGTHCAVLVVNDVYVRRHLREFVTLLLRRLGFRRCFLVQDSVASTFGAGIGYGCVVDIGAQKTSIACIEDGISQLDARVRLSYGGGDLDQVLLLLLRKCGFPYRECNVQESYVDAHLLDELKEKFCHLNTSVCGAQEKHFNLRKQNGQWLRYTIQVGDEALMAPLALFHTELLNITGRTKAVFTQQAVQDQYDCEDCFDAEYLKETGRKNGVRGGDILQLSASAGYQPRPQLPVTADDEELIVVDQDETMSNCQSQLGAQTAGGQMNSNGCYHNGQGLVLPLDQAIIQAINRLSSYETKRKMFGSILLVGSSAKLPGLAAWLEHRISQQVQSEVNVLIKGMDAGMVAWKGAAIMSVLESARELWISQNDWQRHGLRVLRERSPFLW; translated from the exons ATGCA ACGATCCCGtgccagcagcaccagcagtgGCCGGCATCCGGCGCCGCCGCCAATTGGGCTGCCCCAGCCGCAGGCGCAACCCCTGGAGGCGCCAAAGATCATTGTCATCCATCCTGGATCGCAGCACTTGAGGATCGGCAGAGCGGCCGACCTCAATCCGCTGACCCTGCTGCACGCGGTGGCCTACAGGAGGCGTCCGGGGGCCAGCGATAGGCCGCATCATGatccgctgctgccgccgctggaCAACGTCAACTCGAACTCCGGCCTGATGGTGGAGTTCGAGGAGCAGCGCCTGGTGGTGTCGCGCATTCTGCAGCACTGCGTCGTCGATAACAAAAACCGGCTGCGGGTGGCCACTCCGCCGCAGCAACTGGCTCACTTCAACCGGAGCAGTCAGGCGGAGAAGGTGCCGGCGCCCAGTGGCCAGATGGCGGACGAGCCCTGGCTGGATCGCGGGGCACCCGTGCTGTTCGACGACCGGATCCTGCGACTCGGTGCCGTGGATGCCCGCAACTACGACATCCATTTCCCCATTCAAAGGGGCGAGCTGAATGTGCACAAGGAGAAGGGCGGCTCGCTACAA GCCAGCATGCAGCACTTGGAGCGAATCTGGTCGTACGCCCTGGAGGAGCGTCTGAAGATCCCGCTGCGTAAACTGGGCACCCACTGCGCCGTCTTGGTGGTCAACGATGTCTATGTGCGGCGGCATCTGCGTGAGTTCGTGACACTGCTTCTGAGGCGTTTGGGCTTTCGGCGCTGCTTCCTCGTCCAGGACAGCGTCGCCTCCACCTTTGGTGCCGGCATTGGATACGGCTGTGTGGTGGACATTGGCGCCCAAAAGACCTCCATCGCCTGCATCGAGGACGGCATTTCGCAGCTGGATGCCAGGGTGCGGCTGTCCTATGGCGGCGGCGACCTGGATCAggtgctcctcctgctgctgcgcaAGTGCGGCTTTCCCTATCGCGAGTGCAATGTGCAGGAGAGCTATGTGGATGCCCATCTGCTGGACGAGCTGAAGGAAAAGTTCTGCCACCTGAACACCAGCGTTTGTGGCGCCCAGGAGAAGCACTTCAACCTGCGCAAACAGAACGGCCAGTGGCTGCGCTACACCATACAGGTGGGCGATGAGGCCCTAATGGCACCACTGGCCCTCTTCCACACGGAGCTGTTGAACATCACGGGCCGAACGAAAGCGGTCTTCACGCAGCAGGCGGTGCAGGACCAATACGACTGCGAGGACTGCTTCGATGCGGAGTATCTGAAGGAGACGGGTCGAAAAAATGGGGTAAGGGGTGGCGACATCTTGCAGCTATCAGCCAGCGCCGGATACCAGCCGCGGCCGCAGCTGCCTGTGACCGCCGACGATGAGGAGCTCATTGTGGTGGATCAGGACGAGACCATGAGCAACTGTCAGTCGCAGCTGGGTGCACAGACGGCTGGTGGGCAGATGAACTCGAACGGGTGCTACCACAACGGCCAGGGTCTGGTATTGCCCTTGGACCAGGCCATAATCCAGGCCATCAACCGGCTGTCCAGCTACGAGACCAAGCGCAAGATGTTCGGCTCCATCCTGCTCGTGGGCAGCAGTGCCAAATTGCCCGGTCTGGCTGCTTGGCTAGAGCATCGGATTAGCCAACAGGTCCAGTCCGAGGTGAACGTCCTTATCAAGGGCATGGACGCCGGCATGGTGGCGTGGAAGGGAGCGGCCATTATGTCTGTGCTCGAGAGCGCCCGCGAGCTGTGGATATCGCAGAACGACTGGCAGCGTCATGGACTGCGGGTGCTCCGCGAGAGATCTCCCTTCCTCTGGTGA